A single genomic interval of Shewanella psychropiezotolerans harbors:
- the sbnB gene encoding 2,3-diaminopropionate biosynthesis protein SbnB, which yields MPPFSVIGSTVIEKWISGNSSTIIDLVAESYQLFAKEQTVCPDSYFLRYPSQPQNRIIALPASIESGSPVSGIKWIASFPENLNNGLDRASAVIVLNDRQTGYPMACLEGSQISASRTAASAVLGAKYLHKTPGKIERLAIIGSGLIAQTTVNLFKRLGWDISELIVIDLNPKRAEQFCAQFPDIQSQISNDIESIKQADMVLFTTSAITPHVEKMDLLAHNPTILHMSLRDISAEIILKSQNIADNVDHAVKANTSLHLAELHSGDRQFMAGDIVQLMNGEFTADFSVPRIYAPFGMGILDIMIGYQILKDSDANQVTKLNDFFPTPLSSKAVS from the coding sequence ATGCCACCATTTAGCGTTATTGGCTCGACTGTTATTGAAAAGTGGATAAGCGGAAACAGTAGCACTATTATTGACCTCGTCGCTGAAAGCTATCAGTTGTTTGCAAAAGAACAAACTGTTTGCCCTGATAGCTATTTTTTACGTTATCCCAGTCAGCCCCAAAATCGAATCATCGCATTACCCGCCTCAATAGAATCAGGTAGCCCAGTTTCCGGTATAAAGTGGATTGCTAGCTTCCCTGAAAACTTAAATAATGGGTTGGATAGGGCTTCTGCTGTAATCGTTTTGAATGATCGCCAAACAGGATACCCCATGGCTTGCCTTGAGGGTTCACAAATATCAGCCAGTCGAACTGCAGCATCTGCGGTATTAGGGGCTAAATATCTACACAAGACTCCAGGAAAAATAGAACGTCTGGCAATTATTGGTAGTGGCCTAATCGCGCAAACAACAGTGAACCTTTTCAAGCGACTTGGTTGGGACATCTCTGAGCTGATCGTTATTGACCTGAATCCCAAAAGAGCTGAACAGTTTTGTGCACAGTTTCCAGACATTCAATCCCAAATAAGTAATGACATAGAAAGCATTAAACAAGCTGACATGGTGTTATTTACGACCTCAGCAATCACACCTCATGTAGAAAAAATGGATCTACTTGCCCATAACCCAACCATTTTACATATGTCTCTGCGTGATATTTCAGCAGAAATTATTCTTAAAAGTCAAAATATCGCTGATAATGTGGATCACGCAGTAAAAGCGAATACATCACTTCACCTTGCTGAGCTCCACTCTGGGGATCGCCAATTTATGGCTGGTGATATTGTGCAATTAATGAATGGAGAGTTTACAGCTGATTTTTCTGTTCCCAGAATCTATGCTCCCTTTGGAATGGGGATACTTGATATCATGATTGGATATCAAATACTCAAAGATAGTGATGCCAATCAAGTTACTAAATTGAATGACTTCTTCCCAACACCACTGTCATCCAAAGCTGTTTCATAA
- the sbnA gene encoding 2,3-diaminopropionate biosynthesis protein SbnA translates to MIHKSELDLVFDDIFLENHSILDNSKLFLKLEGFNIGGSIKMKPALKMINKLELQNKINANTAIIESSSGNLGVALSIICASRGYPFICVVDPNVLPASENLMRSYGTEMIKVTNKDSNGGFLNSRIDLIKEMCSKNDNLIWLNQYENIDNIEAHYLTTAKSISQEFPDLDYLFIGAGTTGTLGGVSQYFKKHMPKTKLIAVDSQGSITFGGVAGKRKIPGLGSSKVPPISQHSSFDEIIRISEKSTIEMCHRMAKSGLLFGGSTGTVLAGVEVYKSAIPANSSVVAISPDFGERYLSTIYNPSWVNEHFR, encoded by the coding sequence ATGATTCACAAATCTGAATTAGACTTGGTATTTGATGATATTTTCCTTGAAAATCATAGCATTTTGGATAATTCAAAACTTTTTTTGAAACTAGAAGGGTTCAATATCGGCGGTTCAATAAAAATGAAACCCGCATTGAAAATGATAAACAAACTTGAGTTACAAAATAAAATAAATGCTAACACCGCGATAATTGAAAGTTCTTCTGGAAATTTAGGTGTGGCACTCAGTATTATTTGTGCTTCTCGAGGTTATCCTTTTATTTGTGTTGTTGACCCCAATGTACTCCCAGCCTCTGAAAACTTGATGCGATCCTACGGTACAGAAATGATTAAGGTCACAAACAAGGACAGTAATGGCGGTTTTTTAAACTCTCGGATCGATTTAATAAAAGAGATGTGTAGTAAGAATGATAATTTAATCTGGCTCAACCAATATGAAAACATTGATAATATAGAAGCCCATTATTTAACAACAGCAAAAAGTATCTCACAAGAGTTTCCAGATTTAGATTATCTATTTATTGGTGCTGGAACTACTGGAACTTTGGGAGGGGTCAGTCAATATTTCAAAAAACACATGCCAAAGACAAAGTTGATCGCTGTTGACTCACAAGGTTCTATCACTTTCGGCGGCGTAGCTGGAAAACGTAAGATACCAGGATTAGGGTCAAGTAAAGTCCCTCCTATAAGTCAACACTCTTCATTTGATGAGATTATTCGGATCAGCGAGAAAAGCACCATTGAAATGTGTCACAGGATGGCAAAATCAGGCTTATTATTTGGTGGTTCAACAGGAACGGTCTTAGCCGGGGTAGAAGTATATAAATCAGCAATCCCGGCTAATAGTTCCGTTGTTGCCATCTCGCCAGACTTTGGCGAACGCTACCTCAGCACTATCTATAATCCGTCATGGGTGAATGAACATTTTCGTTAA
- a CDS encoding LysR family transcriptional regulator encodes MMKFFDVKIFVLACELKNLSAVARELSITPAATSAAVKRLEAELNTRLLQRSTRSLTLTQSGRNFLPYALKALENLDIGKQAILGDKLKGSITLSVPSDLGRNTLLGCLMDFQLHHPDINLKVKLSDKYADFYSQTVDAGLRYGEPEDSSLVCLPILRNAVRELCASPDYLARYGTPKTPEDLVKHNCLHFYSDDMLSSHWRFFKDASTVSVKVSGNHLSDDGDYLRLLAVKGVGIVYKTCLDVREDIAAGRLVSLLPDYRKEKSPLNMVVAHRKSFDSNLVALREFLVEALKP; translated from the coding sequence ATGATGAAATTTTTTGACGTCAAAATATTCGTGCTGGCATGCGAACTTAAGAATCTTTCTGCTGTCGCCCGTGAATTGTCAATTACTCCTGCCGCTACTAGCGCGGCTGTAAAGCGCTTGGAAGCTGAGCTGAACACTCGGTTATTACAGCGTTCTACACGCAGTTTAACTCTCACCCAGAGCGGTCGAAATTTTTTACCCTACGCACTTAAAGCACTGGAGAACTTAGATATTGGTAAGCAAGCTATCTTAGGGGATAAGCTTAAAGGCAGTATCACCTTGTCAGTGCCTTCTGATCTAGGTAGAAACACATTACTTGGCTGTTTGATGGATTTCCAACTACACCATCCAGATATCAATTTGAAGGTTAAGTTAAGCGATAAATACGCAGACTTTTATTCGCAAACGGTAGATGCGGGGCTACGTTACGGTGAGCCCGAAGATTCCTCCTTAGTGTGTTTACCCATACTGCGTAATGCCGTCCGGGAATTATGTGCTTCACCTGATTATTTAGCCCGCTATGGCACGCCGAAAACGCCGGAAGACTTGGTAAAACATAACTGTTTACACTTTTACAGTGACGACATGTTAAGCAGTCATTGGCGATTTTTTAAAGATGCGAGCACTGTTTCCGTGAAAGTAAGTGGTAATCATTTATCAGACGATGGCGATTATCTTCGTTTATTGGCTGTTAAGGGAGTGGGTATCGTCTATAAAACCTGCTTAGATGTGCGTGAGGATATTGCCGCAGGACGTTTAGTATCGCTACTGCCTGATTACCGCAAAGAAAAGTCGCCGTTAAATATGGTCGTGGCGCATCGAAAAAGTTTTGACAGCAACTTAGTCGCACTGAGAGAGTTCTTAGTTGAAGCCTTGAAGCCTTGA
- a CDS encoding ParB N-terminal domain-containing protein — MNINESINQVFIKLVKLSDLKPSEEFCEKHVESLVHKIQHQQKWSHPILVEINSNVILDGHHRFAAAKVLNFSRIPCFLVDYNNPEIHVSCWNTGKELNKSEILQKSSQGILLEKKSTRHYFNINMPILSSFEVNDLKGHSS, encoded by the coding sequence ATGAACATTAATGAATCTATAAACCAGGTATTTATAAAGCTGGTAAAATTATCAGATTTAAAACCTTCTGAAGAGTTTTGTGAAAAGCATGTTGAATCTTTAGTACATAAGATTCAACATCAACAGAAATGGTCACATCCGATTTTAGTTGAGATAAATTCTAATGTTATATTAGACGGTCATCATCGATTTGCAGCGGCTAAAGTATTAAATTTTAGTCGTATTCCATGTTTTCTTGTTGACTATAACAACCCAGAAATCCACGTTTCTTGTTGGAATACTGGTAAAGAATTAAACAAATCAGAAATATTACAAAAATCATCTCAGGGTATCTTGCTTGAAAAGAAATCAACTAGACATTATTTTAACATTAACATGCCTATTCTATCTTCTTTTGAAGTCAATGACTTAAAAGGACATTCCTCATGA
- a CDS encoding thioredoxin family protein has protein sequence MTLFRSLKLATVTLATSLILSLSAHASNFEKIPFEKALFDQLQAQGDTVLIDVFAPWCPTCKKQQEVIGDYFAAHPDSEIKVLVVNFDDQPQWVKFFKAPRQSSLYLYKNGEQLWFSVAETREQKIFSALNSVSM, from the coding sequence ATGACACTATTTCGTTCCCTCAAACTAGCCACTGTCACCCTGGCAACGTCGTTAATATTAAGCCTTTCGGCTCACGCCAGTAATTTCGAAAAGATCCCATTTGAAAAAGCGCTATTTGATCAACTTCAAGCTCAAGGCGATACCGTGCTTATCGATGTATTTGCCCCTTGGTGCCCAACGTGTAAGAAACAACAAGAGGTTATCGGCGACTATTTTGCAGCCCACCCCGATAGTGAGATAAAGGTGCTTGTCGTTAACTTTGATGATCAACCCCAATGGGTAAAGTTCTTTAAGGCGCCACGCCAATCAAGCCTGTATCTATACAAAAATGGCGAGCAACTTTGGTTCAGTGTGGCTGAAACCCGTGAGCAAAAAATCTTTTCCGCTTTGAACTCAGTGAGTATGTAA
- a CDS encoding FAD/NAD(P)-binding protein — translation MYVSSGKYIGSHQTCNENISGPTFYEWCQDLNIQIDMNNHVTNQLGRNISSTDYLPRRLVGEYLSFTYKTLIAHCPANVSIQRYADTVNGITPHQLADSRLSYSVHSNEHQINCHFLFLTLAIQDKERYCEN, via the coding sequence ATCTATGTTTCCTCAGGAAAATACATTGGTAGCCACCAGACTTGCAATGAAAATATCTCCGGCCCGACATTCTATGAGTGGTGCCAAGATCTAAATATACAAATTGATATGAATAATCATGTCACAAATCAATTAGGAAGGAATATTTCAAGTACAGACTATCTGCCAAGGCGTTTAGTCGGAGAGTATTTATCTTTCACATACAAAACCCTAATTGCTCATTGTCCGGCTAATGTAAGTATTCAACGATATGCAGATACCGTGAATGGAATCACTCCTCATCAGCTAGCCGATAGCCGATTAAGCTATAGTGTTCATAGCAACGAGCACCAGATTAATTGCCACTTTTTGTTCCTAACCCTAGCCATACAGGACAAAGAAAGATATTGCGAAAACTAA
- a CDS encoding FAD/NAD(P)-binding protein translates to MEFVMQYYSTCIIGLGPRGLSVLHRILCHAKSSPNINISIAIFEPNEPGVGVHSTEQPDYLLLNTVAGQLSMFPQENTLVATRLAMKISPARHSMSGAKI, encoded by the coding sequence ATGGAATTTGTAATGCAGTATTATTCTACATGTATCATAGGACTAGGTCCTCGAGGGTTATCTGTATTACACAGAATACTTTGTCACGCAAAATCATCACCAAACATTAATATTTCTATTGCTATATTTGAACCAAATGAACCAGGTGTCGGTGTACACAGTACTGAGCAGCCCGATTACCTACTGTTAAATACCGTTGCTGGACAGCTATCTATGTTTCCTCAGGAAAATACATTGGTAGCCACCAGACTTGCAATGAAAATATCTCCGGCCCGACATTCTATGAGTGGTGCCAAGATCTAA